The following proteins are co-located in the Gemmatimonadales bacterium genome:
- a CDS encoding XRE family transcriptional regulator, producing the protein MSDYQTSAAANIRAAREHLKITQEQVAEHLSIPRSAVSEMEAGKRDISASELFALARLFGESMEQLLGLEPHPPEEELVMLRTQAVTTTGRAALNRFVHLCRTYRELEEWLGQAREPDVRPVRAILSAYEQAHALADQERKRLDLGLAPGRQLLEVLEERVGIKVLALDLEDGVSGASIQSVHFGSAVLLNRTHPPGRQVFTLAHEYFHLLTQGRVARSKGQQSLHLCEAQPPGAKKDRAEQLADQFAGRLLLPPEHFVERLRLLRREDGTIDRLDLIGLARYFGVSVQSVFVELAVLKLVPWDEAKRAYGDPELQDQILQMGGEQALEPTRFRRLAVKAFLAERISRTRLAELLEVNVADVEEEVRHFGGGEPGRGVKIALPR; encoded by the coding sequence ATGTCGGATTATCAGACGTCCGCCGCCGCTAACATCCGCGCCGCTCGCGAGCACCTGAAGATCACCCAGGAGCAGGTCGCCGAGCATCTGAGTATTCCCCGGTCGGCGGTCTCGGAGATGGAAGCGGGCAAGCGGGACATCTCGGCGAGCGAGCTGTTCGCGCTGGCGCGGCTGTTCGGGGAGTCCATGGAGCAGCTGCTGGGCTTGGAGCCGCACCCGCCGGAAGAGGAGTTGGTGATGCTCCGCACGCAGGCGGTGACGACGACCGGTCGCGCCGCGCTGAACCGTTTCGTCCACCTGTGTCGAACCTATCGGGAGCTGGAGGAGTGGCTGGGCCAGGCGCGGGAGCCTGACGTGCGGCCGGTGCGGGCGATCCTTTCCGCGTACGAGCAGGCGCACGCGCTGGCGGACCAGGAGCGCAAGCGGCTGGATCTCGGGCTCGCCCCGGGCAGGCAACTGCTTGAGGTGCTGGAGGAGCGGGTCGGGATCAAGGTGCTGGCCCTCGACCTCGAGGACGGCGTTTCGGGCGCGTCGATCCAGAGCGTTCACTTCGGGTCCGCGGTCCTGCTCAACCGTACGCACCCGCCGGGCCGGCAGGTGTTCACGCTGGCGCACGAATACTTCCACCTGCTCACGCAGGGGCGCGTGGCCCGGTCGAAGGGGCAGCAGTCGCTTCACCTGTGCGAGGCGCAACCGCCCGGGGCCAAGAAGGATCGGGCCGAGCAGCTGGCGGATCAGTTCGCCGGCCGGCTGCTGCTGCCGCCGGAGCACTTTGTGGAGCGCCTCAGGCTGTTGCGGCGCGAGGACGGGACGATTGACCGGCTCGACCTGATCGGCCTGGCGCGGTATTTCGGGGTGAGCGTGCAGTCGGTGTTCGTGGAGTTGGCGGTACTCAAGTTGGTGCCCTGGGACGAGGCGAAGCGCGCCTATGGGGACCCCGAGCTTCAGGATCAGATCCTTCAGATGGGAGGCGAGCAGGCCCTCGAGCCGACCCGATTCAGGCGGTTGGCGGTGAAGGCGTTCCTCGCCGAGCGGATTTCGCGGACGCGCCTGGCGGAGCTCCTCGAAGTCAACGTGGCCGATGTGGAAGAGGAAGTACGGCACTTTGGCGGCGGGGAGCCCGGACGTGGGGTCAAGATCGCGCTGCCTCGTTGA